A single Fusarium oxysporum Fo47 chromosome IV, complete sequence DNA region contains:
- a CDS encoding pectin lyase fold/virulence factor, protein MRLEILFAPALAAFVRAAGVTGAAEGFAKGVTGGGSATAVTPTTTAQLVSYLGDSSARVIILDRTFDFTGTEGTTTATGCAPYGTASACQLAINKDDWCTNYQPNAPKVSVKYDNAALNPILVGSNKSLVGVGSKGIIKGKGLYIAKGAKNVIIQNIQITNLNPQYVWGGDAIALDNTDLVWIDHVTTSLIGRQHIVLGNNPSNRVTISNHKLDGATSWSATCNGYHYWGLYFTGSADTVTFKNNYIYKTSGRAPKVGGNTLLHAVNNYWYDNAGHAFEIGAGGQVVAEGNIFQNVATPLEASSFAGKLFSSPSTAANAVCSSYLGHVCQVNGFGSSGTLSGSDTDFLTNFSGKNVASAAAYSSITGLSSSAGFGTI, encoded by the exons ATGAGACTTGAAATACTTTTCGCACCCGCCCTTGCGGCCTTTGTTCGAGCTGCTGGCGTCACTGGCGCCGCCGAAGGCTTTGCCAAAGGCGTCACAGGTGGCGGCTCAGCCACTGCTGTTACCCCTACGACAACTGCCCAGCTCGTGTCTTATCTCGGCGACTCCTCCGCCCGAGTTATCATTTTGGACCGAACCTTCGACTTCACCGGAACTGAAGGCACGACCACCGCGACTGGCTGCGCTCCATATGGCACAGCTTCAGCCTGCCAGCTTGCCATTAATAAAGACGACTGGTGCACCAATTACCAGCCTAACGCGCCTAAG GTCAGCGTCAAGTATGACAATGCTGCATTGAACCCCATTCTCGTTGGGTCGAATAAAAGTCTCGTTGGTGTAGGAAGCAAGGGCAtcatcaagggcaagggccTTTATATTGCAAAGGGTGCGAAGAATGTCATCATCCAGAACATTCAAATCACAAACCTTAACCCTCAGTACGTCTGGGGCGGTGATGCTATTGCCCTTGATAACACGGATCTTGTTTGGATTGACCATGTTACTACGTCCCTTATCGGCCGGCAACACATTGTTCTCGGCAATAATCCAAGCAACCGAGTGACTATCTCAAACCACAAGCTCGATGGTGCTACATCTTGGTCTGCCACATGCAACGGCTACCACTACTGGGGCCTTTATTTTACAGGCTCTGCTGAT ACCGTTACTTTCAAGAACaactatatttataagaCCTCTGGTCGTGCCCCCAAGGTCGGCGGAAACACCCTTCTCCACGCCGTCAACAACTACTGGTACGATAACGCCGGACACGCCTTCGAAATCGGTGCTGGCGGCCAGGTCGTCGCTGAAGGCAACATCTTCCAGAATGTAGCTACACCACTCGAGGCATCGAGCTTCGCTGGTAAGCTCTTCTCGAGCCCTAGCACCGCTGCCAACGCCGTTTGCTCATCTTACCTCGGCCATGTATGCCAAGTCAACGGCTTTGGAAGCTCTGGCACACTTTCAGGCAGCGACACCGATTTTCTGACCAACTTCAGTGGTAAGAATGTTGCTTCTGCTGCCGCTTACTCCAGTATTACCGGTCTCTCGTCCAGCGCTGGCTTTGGTACTATCTAG
- a CDS encoding fungal-specific transcription factor domain-containing protein, producing MTQSANIGHGTARPYIGKSRQFKRSRTGCLNCRHRKKKCSEEKPQCRGCSRNNLHCAWPQDVNEKAITPPPLPKNPIASTDERPSPGHYITTTASMLPMPLKGNPFLSEIIPIASVDDMVMHGVLVISGAHMNFGNMSSGPIGEATLDHYSTLIRQLVIEVSDHKGSCVNKLARLLLVLVMLCHFEAISGETDGAMFRHLGASREIIAEIESRQPAEPLGSDSETLYVLGLELYAYLIFVNCLTPYGLLQERQFSLDSFITSPSSLASYSTFGIMFAGLHDLFALIPQISLLFRDRLIEQESGIIEPSIACVELHTQLERCLKDWNLSQNDLVSRFPTDDCNRDLSKVTKVLQLGIKIYLIASMQGSSVVNPKIVCQLQSYVDDILDLGLDLHYSQWSSILLWPIVISGSCSIQRQQQEHLAKALRESKYLNGRKGGRRKKTNKVDPTIIAYTFTTQPNIIGRRNALSCGKYRVPRRLQISNTRGIINDSS from the exons ATGACACAGTCGGCTAATATTGGCCATGGCACTGCGAGGCCCTACATCGGAAAGTCAAGACAATTCAAGCGGTCTAGAACCGGCTGTCTTAACTGCCGAcatcgaaagaagaagtgCAGCGAGGAGAAACCACAATGCCGCGGCTGCAGTCGGAATAATCTCCACTGCGCTTGGCCACAAGACGTGAACGAGAAAGCTATCACGCCTCCGCCTCTGCCCAAGAATCCCATAGCCAGCACAGATGAGAGGCCGTCACCCGGT CATTACATCACAACCACGGCTTCCATGCTTCCAATGCCCCTCAAGGGGAACCCGTTTCTCTCGGAAATCATCCCCATTGCTTCAGTGGACGACATGGTAATGCACGGTGTGTTGGTCATTAGTGGAGCACACATGAACTTTGGGAACATGTCCTCCGGGCCTATTGGCGAGGCAACCCTAGACCATTACAGCACGTTAATTCGTCAACTCGTCATCGAGGTCTCGGACCATAAAGGTTCCTGTGTGAACAAGCTGGCCCGGTTGCTGCTTGTCCTGGTGATGTTGTGTCACTTCGAG GCTATCTCTGGAGAAACAGACGGAGCAATGTTTCGCCATCTTGGTGCGAGCCGAGAGATAATTGCCGAGATAGAAAGTCGTCAGCCGGCAGAACCCTTGGGATCTGATTCAGAGACTCTTTatgttcttggcctcgagCTATACGCCTATCTCATCTTCGTGAACTGCCTCACTCCGTACGGCCTGCTTCAAGAGCGCCAGTTCTCCCTTGACTCTTTCATCACCTCACCCAGCAGCCTGGCTAGCTACAGCACGTTTGGGATCATGTTCGCTGGTCTCCATGATCTCTTTGCGCTGATACCACAGATATCACTGCTATTTCGTGATCGACTGATCGAGCAAGAGTCCGGAATCATCGAACCCTCAATTGCTTGCGTTGAGTTACACACTCAACTGGAGCGATGCCTCAAAGACTGGAATCTCTCTCAAAACGATCTGGTTTCGCGATTCCCAACCGATGACTGCAACCGTGACCTGAGCAAAGTTACCAAGGTCCTTCAGCTGGGTATCAAGATATACCTGATCGCATCCATGCAAGGGTCATCCGTAGTAAATCCAAAGATTGTCTGCCAACTTCAGAGTTATGTCGATGACATCCTAGACTTAGGACTTGATTTACACTACTCTCAATGGTCCTCAATACTGCTGTGGCCTATTGTCATTTCTGGTTCTTGTTCTATCCAAAgacagcagcaagaacatCTTGCAAAGGCTTTACGAGAATCTAAATACC TCAATGGTCGGAAGGGTGGTAGGAGGAAAAAGACTAACAAGGTCGACCCGACAATTATAGCATATACATTCACGACCCAGCCTAATATCATTGGGAGACGGAATGCCCTATCGTGTGGTAAGTACCGAGTGCCTCGACGTCTACAGATAAGCAATACTAGAGGTATAATAAATGATAGTAGCTGA